A part of Mercenaria mercenaria strain notata unplaced genomic scaffold, MADL_Memer_1 contig_1990, whole genome shotgun sequence genomic DNA contains:
- the LOC128552059 gene encoding putative deoxyribonuclease TATDN2: protein MERLKTVLQFVQEKQVLVLHCRGMEAESSEVYSCLRYMLMSMVKREQLIHLHCFSGSVATARQWIEVFPNTYFGFTKMVTVLPKEQREAVKQMEEGRLLLETDAPYFHFFGHRRSTPALIGMVANEVAKIRGVDWMHLLEVAVANAQRLYLKRLPPQ, encoded by the coding sequence ATGGAGCGACTAAAGACTGTTCTCCAATTTGTCCAGGAAAAACAAGTACTGGTTCTTCACTGTCGAGGTATGGAGGCCGAAAGCAGCGAAGTATATTCCTGTTTGAGGTATATGCTTATGTCGATGGTGAAGAGGGAACAGTTGATCCACCTGCACTGCTTTAGTGGCAGTGTGGCTACAGCCAGACAATGGATCGAAGTATTCCCAAACACCTACTTTGGGTTTACAAAGATGGTCACTGTCCTTCCTAAGGAACAGCGGGAGGCAGTGAAACAGATGGAGGAGGGACGTCTACTCCTTGAGACCGATGCCCCATATTTCCACTTCTTTGGACACAGAAGGTCCACCCCCGCCTTGATAGGCATGGTAGCCAACGAGGTAGCCAAGATCCGTGGGGTAGATTGGATGCATCTCCTAGAGGTAGCTGTCGCCAATGCCCAGCGCCTTTACCTGAAGCGGCTTCCTCCTCAGTAA